The following proteins come from a genomic window of Geomonas sp. RF6:
- the hisH gene encoding imidazole glycerol phosphate synthase subunit HisH, translating to MIAIIDYGMGNLRSVQKGFEKVGYEAVVTSDPKTLLEAERVVLPGVGAFRDCMNNLEQAGFVEPILRVIKEGRPFLGICLGLQLLFTESEEFGTHKGLDVIPGKVVRFEDGMEEGGEQLKVPHMGWNQLAVKREAPVFQGIGDGTNVYFVHSYYVKPEDENVVAATTTYGVEFCSAIWRDNVMATQFHPEKSQEMGLAMLRNFAQMK from the coding sequence ATGATAGCAATAATCGATTACGGCATGGGCAATCTGCGGTCGGTGCAGAAGGGTTTTGAAAAGGTCGGCTATGAAGCGGTCGTCACCTCCGATCCGAAGACCCTTCTGGAGGCGGAGCGGGTGGTGCTCCCCGGCGTGGGGGCGTTCCGCGACTGCATGAACAACCTTGAGCAGGCGGGGTTCGTGGAGCCGATCCTCAGGGTGATCAAGGAGGGACGCCCCTTCCTCGGGATCTGCCTCGGCCTGCAGCTCCTCTTCACCGAGAGCGAGGAGTTCGGCACCCACAAGGGGCTCGACGTTATTCCCGGGAAGGTCGTGCGTTTCGAGGACGGGATGGAAGAGGGCGGCGAGCAGCTCAAGGTGCCGCACATGGGGTGGAACCAGCTGGCGGTGAAGCGCGAGGCTCCGGTATTCCAGGGGATCGGCGATGGTACGAACGTGTATTTCGTGCACTCCTACTACGTGAAGCCTGAGGACGAGAATGTGGTGGCGGCGACGACCACCTATGGCGTCGAGTTTTGCTCCGCCATCTGGCGCGACAACGTCATGGCCACACAGTTCCACCCGGAGAAGTCGCAGGAGATGGGTCTGGCGATGCTGAGGAATTTTGCCCAGATGAAGTAG
- the hisD gene encoding histidinol dehydrogenase codes for MQFLDIREPDFQERFDAIVARGEEVDREVEGVVLSIINDVRARGDEAVLEYTRRFDRLECSAASLEVSAAEIDAAFAAVDPAEIAALKLAAQRVAAFHEKQKQQSWLSTEEPDIMLGQKVTPLTRVGIYVPGGKASYPSSVIMNAVPAKVAGVKEIIMVAPTPGGEVNPHVLVAAKLSGVDRVFRIGGAQAVAALAYGTATIPQVDKITGPGNIYVATAKKLVFGRVGIDMIAGPSEILVINDGSGNPAHIAADLLSQAEHDELASSVLITTDRAFGERVAEEVERQLQVLSRQAIARKSWESFGVIVVAGTIGEAVAFSNRLAPEHLELAVDHPFDLLPSITNAGAIFLGHYTPEASGDYLAGPNHTLPTGGTARFFSPLSVDDFVKKSSIIHFSKEGLNRLGREIVRIADLEGLEAHAKSVSIRLGE; via the coding sequence ATGCAATTTCTTGATATAAGGGAGCCGGATTTTCAGGAGAGATTCGACGCCATCGTGGCCCGCGGCGAAGAGGTGGACCGCGAGGTCGAGGGTGTCGTTCTCTCCATCATCAACGACGTCCGCGCCCGCGGCGACGAGGCGGTACTGGAGTACACCCGGCGCTTCGACCGGCTGGAGTGCTCTGCCGCTTCTCTGGAGGTGAGCGCTGCCGAGATCGACGCGGCCTTCGCCGCGGTCGATCCGGCGGAGATCGCGGCGCTGAAGCTCGCGGCGCAGCGGGTTGCCGCCTTCCACGAAAAGCAGAAACAGCAGAGCTGGCTCTCCACGGAGGAGCCGGACATCATGCTGGGGCAGAAGGTCACCCCTCTTACCCGCGTCGGCATCTACGTCCCCGGCGGAAAGGCAAGCTACCCCTCCAGCGTCATCATGAACGCCGTCCCCGCGAAGGTGGCGGGGGTAAAAGAGATCATCATGGTGGCACCCACACCCGGCGGCGAGGTCAATCCGCACGTCCTGGTGGCGGCGAAGCTTTCCGGCGTCGACCGCGTCTTCCGCATCGGCGGCGCGCAGGCCGTTGCCGCGCTCGCGTACGGGACGGCCACCATCCCGCAGGTGGACAAGATCACCGGCCCGGGGAACATCTACGTCGCTACCGCGAAGAAGCTCGTATTCGGGCGCGTCGGCATCGACATGATCGCGGGCCCAAGCGAGATCCTCGTCATAAACGACGGGAGCGGCAACCCGGCCCACATCGCGGCGGACCTCCTCTCCCAGGCGGAGCACGACGAGCTTGCCTCTTCGGTCCTCATCACCACCGATCGCGCGTTCGGCGAGCGGGTGGCGGAGGAAGTGGAGCGCCAGCTGCAGGTTCTATCACGCCAGGCAATCGCGCGCAAATCGTGGGAGTCGTTCGGGGTCATTGTCGTTGCCGGGACGATCGGGGAGGCCGTCGCCTTCTCCAACCGCCTTGCCCCGGAGCACCTGGAACTCGCGGTCGATCACCCTTTCGACCTTCTTCCTTCCATCACCAATGCGGGCGCCATCTTCCTCGGGCATTACACCCCGGAGGCATCGGGAGACTACCTCGCCGGCCCCAATCACACCCTGCCCACCGGCGGCACCGCCCGGTTCTTCTCTCCGCTCTCCGTTGACGACTTCGTGAAGAAGAGCTCCATCATCCACTTCTCTAAAGAGGGGCTCAACAGGCTCGGGCGCGAGATCGTGAGGATCGCGGATCTCGAGGGGCTTGAGGCGCACGCGAAGTCGGTAAGCATCCGGCTCGGCGAGTAA
- the hisG gene encoding ATP phosphoribosyltransferase, translated as MTDFITIAIPKGRILQDSVALFKKIGIDCEELLCDTRKLIFENQEQKMRYMIVRATDVPTYVEYGCADLGIVGKDTLLEQGKDLYEPLDLKFGYCRLMVAEPAELSNDDDPSVWTNIRIATKYPNITERYFAAKGVQVELIKLYGSIELAPLVGLSERIVDLVSTGETLKQNGLVEVETIAEITCRLIVNRASMKTKHERITRIIEGLEKYI; from the coding sequence ATGACTGATTTCATCACCATAGCTATCCCGAAAGGGCGGATCCTGCAGGACTCTGTGGCGCTCTTCAAAAAGATCGGCATCGACTGCGAGGAGCTTCTGTGCGATACCAGAAAGCTCATCTTCGAGAACCAGGAGCAGAAGATGCGCTACATGATCGTGCGCGCCACGGACGTCCCGACCTACGTCGAGTACGGCTGCGCCGATCTCGGCATCGTGGGGAAGGACACGCTCCTCGAGCAGGGGAAGGATCTGTACGAGCCGCTCGATCTTAAATTCGGCTACTGCCGCCTTATGGTGGCGGAGCCAGCGGAACTCTCCAATGACGACGATCCTTCCGTCTGGACGAACATCCGCATCGCCACGAAATACCCCAATATCACGGAGCGGTATTTTGCGGCGAAAGGGGTGCAGGTGGAGCTCATCAAGCTGTACGGTTCGATCGAGCTCGCCCCGCTGGTCGGACTCTCCGAGCGCATCGTCGACCTCGTCTCCACCGGGGAGACGCTGAAGCAGAACGGGCTGGTGGAGGTGGAGACGATAGCCGAGATCACCTGCCGCCTCATCGTGAACCGCGCCAGCATGAAGACAAAGCACGAGCGGATCACCCGGATCATCGAAGGGCTGGAGAAGTATATCTAG
- the hisB gene encoding imidazoleglycerol-phosphate dehydratase HisB, with protein sequence MSRKAVIERVTKETQIKLCLSIDGKGETRICTSVPFLDHMLDLFARHGLFDLNVEASGDIEIDFHHVTEDVGIVLGSAMKEAVGDKCGIRRYGHAVVPMDETLASVTVDLSGRPYLVYNAQLPKVKIGDFDVELVREFMQGFVNSCGANVHVNVMYGDNVHHIVEACFKAFARALDQATQMDPRIEGVMSTKGKL encoded by the coding sequence ATGTCCAGAAAAGCCGTTATCGAGCGGGTCACCAAGGAGACCCAGATCAAGCTCTGTCTCTCCATCGACGGGAAGGGGGAGACGCGCATCTGCACTTCCGTCCCGTTCCTGGACCACATGCTCGATCTCTTCGCGCGTCACGGCCTTTTCGATCTCAACGTGGAGGCGAGCGGCGACATCGAGATCGACTTCCATCATGTGACCGAGGATGTGGGGATCGTTCTCGGCTCGGCGATGAAGGAGGCGGTCGGCGACAAGTGCGGCATCCGTCGCTACGGGCACGCGGTGGTTCCCATGGACGAGACGCTGGCAAGCGTGACGGTCGACCTCTCCGGCAGGCCGTACCTCGTCTACAATGCACAGCTTCCGAAGGTGAAGATCGGCGACTTCGACGTCGAGCTGGTGCGCGAGTTCATGCAGGGGTTCGTCAACAGCTGCGGCGCCAACGTCCACGTGAACGTCATGTACGGCGACAACGTGCATCACATCGTGGAGGCCTGCTTCAAGGCCTTCGCCCGCGCGCTCGACCAGGCAACCCAGATGGACCCCCGCATCGAAGGGGTCATGTCCACCAAGGGGAAGCTGTAA